Genomic DNA from Myxococcales bacterium:
AAACGATGGCAATGAGAACAACCTCTCCATGGTGGCTCTCGCTCGTGCTCGGGCTTGGCCTGCTGGCGCTGCTGCTCGGGCAGCGCATCTTTTACGACGTCGAGAGCGCGCGCCAGGTCATGACCTGGGCGGGCGCCCTGCTCGTGGTGGTGGCGATTGCCTTGCGCGTCATTGCCTGGCAGAAAAGTCACGGTGCGCGCCGCGCCGTCGAGCGCACGCTGCTGTGGTGCCATCTCGGCATTTTGCTGGCGCTATTGCTTTATGCGGTGGGCACGGCGTGGGGGCGTGGCGTGCTTGGCCTGGGAGAGCACGCGGCCGGCAGCCATGCTGGGCTGGTGCTCACCGTGCTGTGGGTGCTGGTCATGTTTGCATCGCTGGTGCCGCTGGTCATGGTCGAGACGGCCTTGGGCTCGGCGCGACGGCAACGCTTTGAATTCTTAGCAGGTACGAAACCAGCCGGCGATGGCGATGGCCTGGTCGAGCACCAGCGCGTGCGCGAAATGGCACTCGCAGGCCTCTCGGTTGCGCTAGCGATGGGGTTTCTCATGACCACGTGCGGCGTCGCCGGCGAGCGCAACGTGCGCAAAGATGTCAGCTATTTCAAGACCTCATCACCCGGCGAGTCGACGGCAAAGATCGTGTCGCTGCAACCACAGCCCGTAACGGTGTTGCTATTTTTTCCCGCGGTCAACGAGGTCAAAGATGAGGTGACCGCCTACTTCCAAGAGCTGGCGCGGGCAACCGGCAAGATCACCATCGAAGCGCGCGACCGCTTGGTCGACGCGAGCCTGGCGCAAAAATATCGCGTCGTCAAAGACGGCGCTGTCGTGCTCGTGCGCGGCGATAAGTTCGAGCTCATCGACGTCGACACGGATATCCAAAAGGCCAGGCGGCAGAGCGGCAAGCTGCGCAAGTTCGACCGCGAGGTCAACAGCCGCCTGCTCAAGCTGGTGCGCGAAAAACGCAAGGTCTACATTACGGTCGGCCATGGCGAACTAAACGACCCTGAATCGACGGATCCGCTGCTCAAGGGCCGGCTGCCGGCGCGCGCGGCGACCTTGCTACGCCGGCTGCTCGGCGAGCTCAACTATGAGCTCAAAGATTTATTGCCTGCCGACCTCGCGCGCGGCGTCCCCGAAGACGCCACGGTGGTGATGACGTTGTCGCCTTCGTCGCCGCTTTCGCCGCAAGAGCTGGCGGCGCTTGACGCCTATCTCCTGCGCGGCGGTCGCCTCTTGGCGGCGCTCGACCCAACGGCCGTCAATGCGCTGGGGCCACTCGAGGCGCGCCTTGGCCTAGCCTTTGACAATCACGTCGTCGTATCAGATGACAGCCGCGAGTTTATGCCGCAGACGGGCACGCCGGCGGATCGCAAGTTCTTGATCACGAACCAGTTTTCAGCCCATGCGTCGACGACGTCGCTTTCGCGCGCGGCGCGCGGCGGCATGTTGTTTATCGAGGCGGGATCGCTGGTGGAGCGGCCGTTTGACAGCGGTGCCTCGGGCGGCGTGGCGCCCAAGCGCACGTTTGTCATCCGCAGCGGTGACAAGTCGTTTGTCGATCTCAATGGCAACTTCGCGTTTGATGCCGCGTCAGAAAAGCGCGGCAAGCAAAATCTCGCCGCGGCCATCGAAGGGCCCATTGCGCCTGCCGCCGCGCAGGCGGCCCAAGGGGGCGACCCGATCAGCGAGGCACCGCCGAGTCCAGCCGCAGAAGCGCCGGGCCACGGCCCTGGCGACGGCCATGCACATAAGCCCGTCGACGGCGCCGCTACGCCGCCGGCTGCCTCCCCAGCCCATAGCGAAAAGCCCGCCAAGCCCAGCAAGCCTGCCGACGCAGGGCCCACCGATTACCGTGCGTTCATCGTTGCGGACGCCGATCTATTCGCAGATCTCACCGTTAACAACCGCGGCGTCGTCTACACGCAGATGCTAGGGGCGCCGATCTTGGACGACGCGATGAAATGGCTGGGCGGCGATGAGGCTTTTGCCGGCGAGGTCGTCGACGAGGATGACAAGCCGCTTGAACACAGCAAGAGCAAAGATGCGGCGTGGTTTTTGCTAACCATCATTGGCGTGCCGCTCTTTGTATTTGGCGCTGGCATGCTCACGACACGACGACGCACAAGCGAGGTGAAACTATGAAGGGCGCAATCATTCACGGCGTCTTGTTGGCCGTCATGCTGATCTATGGCTATCGCACGATTTCCCGGGACACCAAGGCCAAGGCCGACCTCGGGTCGGTGGTGGTCTTTGACAAAAAGAGCGGCGACCTCGCCAGCCTGGTTTACAAAACCGACGCCAAGACCGTGACGTTGACCCGTCGAGGGCAAGGCGCCGACGCCTATTGGTGGGGCACCGAGGTGCGGCGCGAAAAGAAAGCCAAGCCCGCGCCACCAACGCCGACGGCAGCCGCCAGCAAGTCCACCGAAGGCGAGGTGCCAGCCAAGAAACCCATCACCGAGTTCGAAGATGTCGAGGTGACCAGCGAATTTCCGGTCTCCGACACGGTGGTCGAACTCGCGTCGCAGCTCGCCGGCCTGCGCGCGCTGCGCCAGCTGCCGCTGCCCACCGCCGAGGAGACCAAGGCATTCGGCCTCGCCGAAAAAACCGCCAAGCTAGAGCTTGCCTTCGCCGGTGGCGCGCGCACGCTTACAATTGGCGGCCGCGTTAGCGGAGGCAGTGAGCGCTACGCCCTTGACGAGACGGGCAAGCGCCTACTCATCATTGCCGGATCGTTGGTGGAACCGCTCGCCGGCGGCGAGACCGGCCTGCGCCTCACTGACCCTAAAGGGTTTGATGTCGCCAAGGTTGATCGCGTCACCATTGCCGCGGGCGGCAAGCAAAAAATCTTGCAGCGTGGCGCCGGCAAGGACGACAAGGGCAATACGACCAAAACCTGGATTGATTCAGCAACCGGAGCGCCGGACCAAACTGCCGCAAACTTTATTAGCAGCATCGACCGGCTACGGCCGAGCAAGTATCGCCCCGATGTCGACCTCGGGTCCGATGCGGCGTTGGTCACGCTGACGTATGCCGACAAGGCGGGCCAGCCGCTGGGCAGCGTGGCCTTCCACGCCAAGCAGGTTGCCGGCAGCCCTCCAGCGGAAGCCGCAGCCGCCCCGGCCAGCCCTGCGCCGACCACGACTGAGTACTACCTGGTCACGGCGCGCGCCCGCGCACCGGGCCTGCTCGATGGATCTATGGCGAGCCGAGTCGAAGCCGATTTGGCCACGGTATTTCAGTAGGCACCTCTGCCGCGCTGGCCGCCCCAGCCA
This window encodes:
- a CDS encoding Gldg family protein produces the protein MRTTSPWWLSLVLGLGLLALLLGQRIFYDVESARQVMTWAGALLVVVAIALRVIAWQKSHGARRAVERTLLWCHLGILLALLLYAVGTAWGRGVLGLGEHAAGSHAGLVLTVLWVLVMFASLVPLVMVETALGSARRQRFEFLAGTKPAGDGDGLVEHQRVREMALAGLSVALAMGFLMTTCGVAGERNVRKDVSYFKTSSPGESTAKIVSLQPQPVTVLLFFPAVNEVKDEVTAYFQELARATGKITIEARDRLVDASLAQKYRVVKDGAVVLVRGDKFELIDVDTDIQKARRQSGKLRKFDREVNSRLLKLVREKRKVYITVGHGELNDPESTDPLLKGRLPARAATLLRRLLGELNYELKDLLPADLARGVPEDATVVMTLSPSSPLSPQELAALDAYLLRGGRLLAALDPTAVNALGPLEARLGLAFDNHVVVSDDSREFMPQTGTPADRKFLITNQFSAHASTTSLSRAARGGMLFIEAGSLVERPFDSGASGGVAPKRTFVIRSGDKSFVDLNGNFAFDAASEKRGKQNLAAAIEGPIAPAAAQAAQGGDPISEAPPSPAAEAPGHGPGDGHAHKPVDGAATPPAASPAHSEKPAKPSKPADAGPTDYRAFIVADADLFADLTVNNRGVVYTQMLGAPILDDAMKWLGGDEAFAGEVVDEDDKPLEHSKSKDAAWFLLTIIGVPLFVFGAGMLTTRRRTSEVKL
- a CDS encoding DUF4340 domain-containing protein; translated protein: MKGAIIHGVLLAVMLIYGYRTISRDTKAKADLGSVVVFDKKSGDLASLVYKTDAKTVTLTRRGQGADAYWWGTEVRREKKAKPAPPTPTAAASKSTEGEVPAKKPITEFEDVEVTSEFPVSDTVVELASQLAGLRALRQLPLPTAEETKAFGLAEKTAKLELAFAGGARTLTIGGRVSGGSERYALDETGKRLLIIAGSLVEPLAGGETGLRLTDPKGFDVAKVDRVTIAAGGKQKILQRGAGKDDKGNTTKTWIDSATGAPDQTAANFISSIDRLRPSKYRPDVDLGSDAALVTLTYADKAGQPLGSVAFHAKQVAGSPPAEAAAAPASPAPTTTEYYLVTARARAPGLLDGSMASRVEADLATVFQ